A genomic region of Pseudomonas sp. RSB 5.4 contains the following coding sequences:
- a CDS encoding hybrid sensor histidine kinase/response regulator translates to MRWLRIAISFTVTLLTLLCMLPAQAAQGSGWSVLLDDQGNLQLSDIRSARYTNQFSPIELDRLTAAEPDGALWLRFKLAPGKHEQVLRIFAPDLSNLSLYVLDGDKLIEQRTSGTHQPQVERPLPSSDFLLPLPQSDKSLDVYLRMVSDHQLRPHIALQSAVLSAANQNQTLIFGLLFGCLGMLLLHNLVRYAYSRSRSSLWLAVCEGLLGLSLLLLLNLAGPWLPNWHAIQTPGAYLALLLTAPAGLMFALRFFAPLGPHPLNKLLLGDILFIVICSLLLLFVNTLPLNIITYALVALAGLSMLLVGFYHWQKGYRPARLFVAGMVVFNIGTLIILPALLGLTLVSPQGLIMTLMAFICISGLLMSIALGERQRSITESRFSISRDLAASNAEINAKAEFLAKISHEIRTPMNGVLGMTELLLGTPLSVKQRDYVQTIHSAGNELLTLINEILDISKLESGQIELDDVQFDLNALIDDCLSIYRAKAEQQNVELISFIQPQVPRVISGDPTRLRQTLLSLLENALKKTDEGEVLIVVALDERSVKPRLRIAVQDSGQPMEPEEREALLHAELHSKHFLSANRLGGNLGLVIARQLIRLMHGEFGIKSGANQGSTLWLTLPLDPDRLEHPTSDLDGPLQGARVLVVDDNDTCRKVLVQQCSAWGLNVSAVPSGKEALALLRTKAHLRDYFDVVLLDQNMPGMTGMQLAAKIKEDPSLNHDILLIMLTGISNAPSKIIARNSGIKRILAKPVAGYTLKTTLADELNQRNKGQVVFQPQVVTPATAAKVPSDFRILVAEDNTISTKVIRGMLGKLNLQPDTASNGEEALQAMKAQRYDLVLMDCEMPILDGFSATQQLRAWEVSNQRIRTPIVALTAHILAEHKERARQAGMDGHMAKPVELSQLRELIEHWVAQRDQQNRTASTF, encoded by the coding sequence GTGCGCTGGCTCAGGATTGCCATAAGCTTCACCGTCACGCTGCTGACCTTGCTCTGCATGCTTCCGGCCCAGGCCGCGCAAGGCAGTGGCTGGTCGGTATTGCTTGACGATCAGGGCAATCTGCAACTGAGCGACATCCGCTCGGCTCGCTACACCAATCAATTCAGCCCTATCGAACTTGATCGCCTCACGGCGGCCGAGCCCGATGGCGCACTCTGGCTGCGCTTCAAACTGGCGCCGGGCAAGCACGAGCAAGTGCTGCGAATCTTCGCCCCCGACCTGTCCAACCTCAGCCTTTACGTGCTGGACGGCGACAAGCTGATCGAGCAACGCACCTCCGGCACCCATCAGCCACAGGTCGAACGGCCACTGCCGAGCAGCGATTTCCTGCTGCCGCTGCCGCAAAGCGACAAGTCCCTCGACGTCTATCTGCGGATGGTTTCCGACCATCAGCTACGCCCGCACATTGCCCTGCAATCGGCGGTGCTGAGCGCCGCCAACCAGAACCAGACGCTGATCTTCGGTCTGCTGTTCGGCTGCCTCGGCATGTTGCTGCTGCACAACCTCGTGCGCTACGCCTACTCCCGTTCGCGCAGCAGCCTGTGGCTGGCGGTCTGCGAAGGCCTGCTGGGCCTGAGCCTGTTGCTGCTGCTCAACCTTGCCGGCCCGTGGCTGCCGAACTGGCACGCGATCCAGACCCCGGGCGCGTATCTGGCCCTGCTGCTGACCGCCCCGGCCGGGCTGATGTTCGCCCTGCGTTTCTTCGCCCCGCTCGGCCCGCACCCGCTGAACAAACTGTTGCTGGGCGACATTCTGTTCATCGTGATCTGCAGCCTGCTGCTGTTGTTCGTCAACACCCTGCCGCTGAACATCATCACTTACGCACTGGTGGCCCTGGCCGGTCTGAGCATGTTGCTGGTCGGCTTCTACCACTGGCAGAAGGGCTACCGTCCGGCGCGGCTGTTCGTTGCCGGGATGGTGGTGTTCAACATCGGCACGCTGATCATTCTGCCGGCGTTGCTGGGGCTGACCCTGGTGTCGCCGCAAGGCCTGATCATGACCCTGATGGCGTTTATCTGCATCAGTGGCCTGCTGATGAGCATCGCCTTGGGTGAACGTCAGCGCAGCATCACCGAAAGCCGTTTCAGCATCAGCCGCGACCTCGCCGCCAGCAACGCCGAGATCAACGCCAAGGCCGAATTCCTCGCCAAGATCAGCCACGAAATCCGCACCCCGATGAACGGCGTGCTGGGCATGACCGAGCTGTTGCTGGGCACGCCGCTGTCGGTCAAGCAACGCGACTACGTGCAAACCATCCACAGCGCCGGCAACGAACTGCTGACGTTGATCAACGAGATTCTCGACATCTCCAAACTCGAGTCCGGGCAGATCGAGCTGGACGATGTGCAGTTCGACCTCAACGCGCTGATCGACGATTGCCTGAGCATCTACCGGGCCAAGGCCGAACAGCAGAACGTCGAGCTGATCAGTTTCATCCAGCCGCAGGTGCCGCGGGTGATCAGCGGCGATCCGACCCGCTTGCGCCAGACCCTGCTGAGCCTGCTGGAAAACGCCCTGAAGAAAACCGACGAAGGCGAAGTGCTGATCGTCGTTGCCCTCGACGAGCGCAGTGTCAAACCGCGCCTGCGCATCGCCGTGCAGGACAGCGGCCAGCCGATGGAGCCGGAAGAGCGCGAGGCGCTGCTGCACGCCGAACTGCACAGCAAGCATTTCCTCTCGGCCAACCGTCTGGGTGGCAACCTCGGGCTGGTGATCGCGCGACAGCTGATTCGCCTGATGCACGGCGAGTTCGGGATCAAGAGCGGCGCCAATCAGGGCAGCACGCTGTGGCTGACTCTGCCGCTGGACCCGGATCGCCTCGAACACCCGACCTCCGACCTCGACGGCCCCCTGCAAGGTGCGCGGGTACTGGTGGTGGACGACAACGACACCTGCCGCAAGGTGCTGGTGCAGCAATGCAGTGCCTGGGGCCTGAACGTCAGCGCCGTGCCGTCGGGCAAGGAAGCGCTGGCGCTGCTGCGCACCAAGGCGCACCTGCGCGACTACTTCGATGTGGTGCTGCTGGACCAGAACATGCCCGGCATGACCGGCATGCAACTGGCGGCCAAGATCAAGGAAGACCCGAGCCTCAACCACGACATTCTGTTGATCATGCTCACCGGCATCAGCAACGCGCCGAGCAAGATCATCGCGCGCAACTCGGGGATCAAGCGCATCCTCGCCAAACCGGTGGCCGGCTACACGCTCAAGACCACGCTGGCCGACGAATTGAATCAGCGCAACAAGGGTCAGGTGGTGTTCCAGCCGCAAGTGGTCACCCCCGCCACAGCAGCCAAGGTGCCGAGCGATTTCCGCATTCTGGTCGCCGAAGACAACACCATTTCGACCAAAGTGATTCGCGGCATGCTCGGCAAGCTCAACCTGCAACCGGACACTGCCAGCAACGGCGAAGAAGCCCTGCAAGCGATGAAGGCCCAGCGTTACGACCTGGTGTTGATGGACTGCGAAATGCCGATCCTCGATGGCTTCTCCGCGACCCAGCAACTGCGTGCGTGGGAAGTCAGCAATCAGCGCATCCGCACGCCGATCGTCGCGCTGACCGCGCACATCCTCGCCGAACACAAGGAACGCGCGCGTCAGGCCGGGATGGACGGGCACATGGCCAAACCGGTGGAGTTGTCGCAACTGCGCGAGCTGATCGAACATTGGGTCGCCCAGCGCGATCAGCAGAACCGTACGGCGTCGACCTTTTAA